Proteins encoded in a region of the Myxosarcina sp. GI1 genome:
- a CDS encoding transporter substrate-binding domain-containing protein: MKQSFFNLAMAIGTITALSLPSFSVAAEWTEIKDRGQIIVGVKDNLRPLGFTDAKGNLAGLEIDIARKLAAELLGDSEAIEFVPVSNKERLQVVLDDKVDLAIARISVTTSRSRIVEFSPYYYLDGTGLVTKDANIKNIDSLSRATIAVLENSATIAVIRNRLPNATLIGVDSYAGALKLLETQQADAFAGDRSVLTGWIQEYPEYKLLPERLSGAPLSIVMPRGLQYQELRDKVNDAIARWQESGWLQERIEYWGL, from the coding sequence ATGAAACAAAGTTTTTTTAATTTGGCTATGGCTATAGGAACGATAACAGCCTTATCGCTTCCTAGTTTTTCTGTGGCTGCTGAATGGACGGAAATAAAAGATCGCGGACAAATTATAGTTGGAGTAAAAGATAATTTGCGTCCTTTGGGTTTTACAGATGCTAAAGGAAATTTAGCAGGATTAGAAATAGATATTGCTCGTAAATTAGCAGCAGAATTATTGGGTGACTCAGAAGCTATAGAGTTTGTACCCGTTAGTAATAAAGAAAGATTGCAGGTGGTGTTAGACGATAAGGTGGATTTAGCGATCGCCCGAATTTCTGTAACTACTTCTCGTTCTAGAATAGTAGAATTTAGTCCCTATTATTATTTAGACGGTACGGGTTTAGTTACTAAAGATGCAAACATTAAAAATATAGACAGCTTGAGTCGAGCGACTATTGCCGTCTTGGAAAACTCAGCTACTATTGCCGTTATTCGCAATCGACTTCCCAACGCTACTTTAATCGGCGTAGATTCTTATGCAGGAGCTTTAAAGCTATTAGAAACCCAACAAGCCGATGCGTTTGCAGGCGATCGCAGCGTGTTAACTGGTTGGATACAAGAATATCCCGAATATAAATTATTACCAGAAAGACTTTCAGGCGCACCTCTATCTATTGTGATGCCGAGAGGTTTGCAGTATCAAGAATTGCGAGATAAGGTCAATGACGCGATCGCTCGTTGGCAAGAATCTGGCTGGCTACAGGAGAGAATCGAATATTGGGGACTTTAA
- a CDS encoding adenosine kinase — translation MKYDVYGLGNALLDIEFEVSPEVLQDLGIDKGVMTLLDEESQNKILSHLQEHSTKRSCGGSAANTLIAVSQFGGKAFYSCKVANDEPGQFYTKDLIDCGVATNLADRDPESGVTGKCLVFVTPDADRTMNTFLGISSTFSNVELVPEAIKDAKYTYIEGYLVSGEASKQAAIKAREIAHEAGSKVAFSLADLNMVKFFKQGLLEIIGSGVDFLFANESEALLMADTEDLDVAIDYLKTLAKGFAITRGANGSIIFDGDNLIEIDPVSVKAIDTVGAGDMYAGALLYGITNDMTFAEAGKLASLASATLVTSLGARLPTSETRALLEKL, via the coding sequence ATGAAATACGACGTATATGGCTTGGGAAATGCTCTGCTAGATATTGAGTTTGAAGTTTCTCCAGAGGTTCTGCAAGACTTGGGTATAGATAAAGGCGTGATGACTTTGCTGGATGAGGAGAGTCAAAACAAAATTTTGAGTCATCTCCAAGAACATTCGACCAAACGCTCTTGTGGGGGTTCTGCGGCTAATACTTTAATTGCTGTCAGTCAGTTTGGCGGTAAGGCTTTTTACTCTTGTAAGGTTGCTAATGACGAACCAGGGCAATTTTATACTAAAGATCTCATAGATTGCGGCGTAGCGACAAATTTGGCAGATCGCGATCCAGAATCAGGGGTAACGGGTAAATGTTTGGTGTTTGTTACTCCCGATGCCGATCGCACCATGAATACGTTTTTGGGAATTTCTAGCACTTTTTCTAATGTAGAATTGGTTCCCGAAGCAATTAAAGATGCTAAATACACCTACATCGAAGGCTATCTCGTAAGTGGCGAAGCTAGCAAACAGGCAGCAATTAAAGCTAGAGAAATCGCCCATGAGGCAGGTAGTAAAGTAGCTTTTAGCCTCGCCGATTTAAATATGGTGAAATTTTTTAAGCAAGGATTGTTAGAAATTATTGGTTCTGGTGTGGATTTTCTGTTTGCCAATGAAAGTGAGGCTTTGCTGATGGCTGATACTGAAGATCTTGATGTAGCGATCGACTATCTTAAAACTCTGGCGAAAGGATTTGCGATTACTCGCGGTGCTAATGGCTCGATTATTTTTGACGGCGATAATTTAATTGAAATCGATCCAGTTTCCGTTAAGGCGATCGATACGGTGGGTGCTGGAGATATGTATGCAGGTGCTTTACTTTACGGTATTACTAACGATATGACCTTTGCTGAAGCAGGTAAGTTGGCTTCTTTGGCATCAGCAACACTAGTCACTAGTTTGGGTGCGCGTCTGCCAACGTCAGAAACTCGCGCTCTTTTGGAAAAACTTTGA
- a CDS encoding Uma2 family endonuclease: MYIDCGVKLGWLINPDEKQVEIYRRDRVKEVLNNPESLSGEDILSELIVDLSSILN, from the coding sequence ATGTATATCGATTGTGGAGTCAAGCTAGGCTGGTTGATTAATCCTGACGAAAAACAAGTAGAGATTTATCGCCGCGATCGCGTCAAAGAAGTATTAAACAACCCTGAAAGTTTATCTGGTGAAGATATTTTGTCTGAATTAATTGTCGATTTATCTTCCATACTGAATTGA
- a CDS encoding heavy-metal-associated domain-containing protein, which produces MNIQLKVPDMMCGACGETITKAILTVDPKASVKADPETKQVTINTEASESSVKEAISSAGYSPA; this is translated from the coding sequence ATGAATATACAGCTAAAAGTTCCCGATATGATGTGCGGTGCTTGTGGTGAAACTATTACCAAAGCAATTCTCACGGTAGATCCCAAAGCTTCGGTAAAAGCCGATCCCGAAACCAAACAGGTAACGATAAATACTGAGGCTTCCGAGTCGTCAGTAAAAGAAGCGATCTCATCTGCTGGATATTCTCCAGCTTGA
- a CDS encoding heavy metal translocating P-type ATPase, which yields MTSTTHIENLNLKLKGMSCASCASNIEEAIRAVPGVRKCNVNFGAERAAIEYNPQQTNLEAIQEAVEKAGYSSYSLQEQEMVTGEDDAEKKARQTESRDLLRKIIFGGVISVILVVGSLPMMTGLEIPFIHSWWHNPWLQLILTTPVMFWCGYRFFSGAWKSFKRHAATMDTLIALGTSAAYFYSLLATLFPGFFVSQGLQPEVYYETAAVVITLILLGQWFENRARGQTSAAIRKLMGLQAKDARVIRKGREIEIPVREVQIDDIVIVRPGEKIPVDGEITEGSSSIDEAMVTGESLPVKKQPGDEVIGATINKTGSFKFKATRVGTDTVLAQIVKLVQDAQGSKAPIQRLADKVTGWFVPAVIAIAIATFVLWFVIMGNVSLALITTVGVLIIACPCALGLATPTSVMVGTGKGAENGILIKGAESLEVAHKIQTVVLDKTGTITQGQPTVTNYVTVRGITDSQELKLLRLVAAVERNSEHPLAEAIVRYAQSQQVELIEAEDFDAIAGSGVRGVVSDRTIQIGTQRWMSELGINIEALQSQKNTWEAEGKTVVLIAVDGEIEGIMGIADAIKPASPEAVRALRKLDLEVVMLTGDNQKTAEAIAREVGIVRFFAEVRPDSKAEKIKELQQEGKIVAMVGDGINDAPALAQADVGIAIGTGTDVAIAASDITLISGELEGIVTAIELSKATMANIRQNLFFAFIYNTLGIPIAAGILFPIFGWLLNPIIAGAAMAFSSVSVVTNALRLRNFNSSRL from the coding sequence ATGACTTCAACTACACATATAGAAAACTTAAACCTTAAATTGAAAGGTATGAGTTGTGCTTCCTGCGCTAGCAATATTGAAGAAGCAATTCGGGCAGTACCAGGAGTAAGGAAATGTAACGTTAATTTCGGTGCCGAACGTGCGGCGATCGAATATAATCCCCAACAAACTAACTTAGAAGCAATTCAGGAAGCGGTAGAAAAAGCAGGCTATTCTTCTTATTCTCTTCAAGAACAGGAAATGGTAACGGGAGAAGACGACGCAGAAAAAAAGGCTCGTCAGACAGAATCTCGCGATTTGCTGCGGAAGATAATTTTTGGTGGCGTAATTAGCGTTATTTTAGTCGTTGGTTCTCTGCCAATGATGACGGGGTTAGAAATTCCCTTTATTCATAGCTGGTGGCATAATCCCTGGCTGCAACTAATTCTGACTACTCCCGTAATGTTTTGGTGTGGTTATCGTTTTTTTAGTGGTGCCTGGAAATCCTTTAAACGTCATGCTGCTACGATGGATACCCTGATTGCTTTGGGTACGAGTGCGGCGTATTTCTATTCTCTCTTGGCTACTCTGTTTCCTGGCTTTTTTGTCAGTCAGGGTTTGCAGCCAGAAGTATATTATGAAACTGCGGCAGTAGTTATTACTTTAATCTTACTGGGGCAATGGTTTGAGAATCGAGCCAGGGGACAAACCTCGGCAGCAATTCGCAAATTGATGGGTTTACAAGCTAAAGATGCCAGGGTAATTCGTAAGGGACGAGAAATAGAAATTCCCGTTCGCGAAGTTCAAATTGACGACATTGTTATCGTTCGTCCTGGTGAAAAAATTCCCGTCGATGGTGAAATAACTGAGGGTTCTTCTAGTATCGATGAAGCGATGGTAACGGGGGAAAGCTTACCCGTTAAAAAACAGCCAGGAGATGAAGTAATTGGCGCGACGATTAATAAAACTGGCAGTTTTAAATTTAAAGCTACCAGAGTCGGTACGGATACGGTTTTGGCGCAAATTGTCAAACTGGTACAGGATGCCCAAGGATCGAAAGCACCAATTCAAAGATTGGCAGATAAAGTGACGGGTTGGTTCGTTCCCGCAGTTATTGCGATCGCTATTGCTACTTTTGTATTGTGGTTCGTAATTATGGGTAACGTCTCTTTGGCTTTAATTACTACCGTCGGCGTGTTAATCATTGCCTGTCCCTGTGCTTTGGGTTTGGCTACTCCCACTTCAGTAATGGTCGGAACTGGTAAGGGTGCAGAAAACGGCATTTTAATCAAAGGTGCAGAGAGTTTAGAAGTAGCACACAAAATTCAAACGGTAGTTTTAGATAAAACTGGTACCATTACTCAAGGACAACCGACAGTAACTAATTACGTCACCGTTAGAGGCATTACCGACAGTCAGGAGTTAAAGCTGTTACGATTGGTAGCCGCAGTAGAACGTAATTCCGAACATCCTTTAGCTGAAGCGATAGTAAGATACGCTCAGTCGCAGCAGGTAGAATTAATTGAAGCAGAAGACTTTGACGCGATCGCGGGTAGTGGCGTTAGAGGTGTAGTTTCCGATCGCACCATACAAATCGGTACCCAACGCTGGATGTCGGAGTTGGGTATAAATATAGAGGCTTTACAATCACAAAAAAATACTTGGGAAGCGGAAGGCAAAACCGTAGTTTTAATTGCCGTAGATGGGGAAATAGAAGGCATTATGGGGATTGCCGATGCGATTAAACCAGCCTCACCCGAAGCTGTGAGAGCTTTACGCAAGTTGGATTTAGAAGTAGTGATGCTGACGGGAGACAACCAAAAAACCGCCGAAGCGATCGCCCGTGAAGTAGGCATTGTACGCTTCTTTGCCGAGGTTCGCCCCGATAGTAAAGCAGAAAAAATAAAAGAACTACAGCAGGAAGGCAAAATTGTGGCGATGGTGGGAGACGGAATTAATGACGCACCTGCTTTAGCTCAAGCCGATGTCGGTATTGCCATCGGTACGGGAACGGATGTGGCGATCGCAGCTTCCGATATTACCCTGATTTCTGGCGAACTAGAGGGCATCGTCACCGCGATCGAACTAAGTAAGGCAACAATGGCTAATATTCGTCAGAATCTATTTTTTGCCTTTATTTACAATACTCTAGGTATTCCCATCGCCGCAGGAATATTGTTCCCCATTTTTGGCTGGCTACTCAACCCAATTATTGCTGGTGCGGCAATGGCGTTTAGTTCGGTTTCGGTGGTAACTAATGCTCTAAGATTGCGGAATTTTAATAGCTCTAGGCTCTAA
- a CDS encoding cupredoxin domain-containing protein — MNSKNKIVSSLAGLGFFLVLITNSALAQNPEVEMPAASGEQTSFQKIEQPLSLKLVVALGGLGLIGAELWWFMFSKTKASQAVTQKGIQEVEIVVDGGYEPSLVEVEAGRKVRLNFLRRDRSSCLEKVLLPDFHIARDLTIDRVTPIEFTPTQPGEYPFTCGMNMYRGTIKAIVSQTE, encoded by the coding sequence ATGAACAGTAAGAATAAAATTGTTAGCAGTTTGGCAGGATTGGGATTTTTTTTGGTTTTAATTACCAACAGTGCTTTAGCTCAAAATCCTGAAGTAGAAATGCCTGCTGCGTCTGGAGAACAAACGAGTTTTCAAAAAATAGAACAGCCTTTAAGCTTAAAACTCGTCGTTGCTTTAGGCGGTTTGGGTTTAATCGGTGCGGAACTTTGGTGGTTTATGTTTAGTAAGACCAAAGCCTCTCAAGCCGTTACTCAGAAGGGAATACAAGAAGTAGAAATTGTTGTCGATGGCGGTTACGAACCCAGTTTAGTAGAAGTTGAAGCAGGGCGAAAGGTAAGATTAAACTTCTTAAGACGCGATCGCAGTAGCTGTTTGGAAAAAGTTTTACTACCAGATTTTCATATCGCTAGAGATCTAACCATCGATCGCGTTACGCCAATAGAATTTACTCCCACTCAACCTGGAGAATACCCTTTTACCTGCGGCATGAATATGTATCGCGGCACCATAAAAGCGATCGTTTCCCAAACGGAGTGA
- a CDS encoding methylenetetrahydrofolate reductase, protein MTENFRQAVAEGQFLVTAEVAPPKGGNPVRMLEVAKQLKGRVHAVNVTDGSRAVLRMSSVAASTILLQHGIEPICQIACRDRNCIGLQADLMGAYGLGIRNILALTGDPIKAGDHKKSKSVFELESVRLLKLIAKLNSGVDFNDKTMPDEPLNLFPGAAVDPQLKSWSGLQKRFEKKLEAGAQFFQSQMITDFDKLDKFMNQIACIDNKPILAGIFLLKSAKNAQFINNYVPGVNIPDATIERLANAKEPLQEGMKIAAEQVKLAKTLCAGVHMMAVKKEELIPEILDLAGVEPVWN, encoded by the coding sequence ATGACCGAAAACTTTCGTCAAGCTGTTGCAGAAGGACAATTTTTAGTGACCGCTGAAGTCGCTCCCCCCAAAGGAGGCAATCCTGTCAGAATGCTAGAGGTAGCCAAACAACTTAAAGGCAGAGTTCATGCCGTTAACGTTACCGATGGTAGTCGTGCCGTACTGCGGATGTCTTCTGTAGCTGCTTCCACGATTTTATTACAGCACGGCATCGAACCTATTTGCCAGATAGCCTGTCGCGATCGCAACTGCATTGGCTTACAGGCAGACTTAATGGGTGCTTACGGTTTGGGCATACGCAATATTCTGGCTCTTACGGGCGATCCGATAAAGGCTGGAGATCATAAAAAGTCAAAATCCGTATTTGAACTAGAATCGGTTCGACTGCTTAAATTAATTGCCAAACTAAACAGCGGCGTAGATTTTAACGATAAAACTATGCCAGACGAACCTTTAAATTTGTTTCCTGGTGCGGCTGTCGATCCTCAGCTTAAAAGTTGGTCTGGTCTGCAAAAACGCTTTGAGAAAAAATTAGAAGCGGGAGCGCAATTTTTTCAGAGTCAGATGATTACTGATTTTGATAAGCTCGATAAGTTTATGAATCAAATTGCCTGTATCGACAACAAACCTATTCTGGCGGGCATATTTTTACTCAAATCAGCCAAAAATGCTCAGTTTATCAACAACTATGTTCCAGGGGTTAATATTCCAGATGCCACAATAGAACGCTTGGCAAATGCTAAAGAACCGCTCCAGGAAGGAATGAAAATTGCTGCCGAACAGGTTAAACTAGCTAAGACTCTCTGCGCGGGAGTTCACATGATGGCGGTCAAAAAAGAAGAATTGATTCCCGAAATTTTAGATTTGGCAGGAGTTGAGCCAGTTTGGAATTAA
- the trpS gene encoding tryptophan--tRNA ligase: protein MSKQRVLSGIQSTGKLHLGNYLGAIANWVEIQHHYENFFFFADLHAITVPHDPKVLAANTYNMAAIYLACGIDLDCSTIFVQSHVSAHSELTWLLNCVTPLNWLERMIQFKEKALKQGENVGVGLLDYPVLMAADILLYDADKVPVGEDQKQHLELTRDIAGRINDKFGKKKEPILKVPDPLIRSEGARVMSLADGTKKMSKSDPSELSRIEILDPPDVIKRKIKKCKTDPIKGLTFDDPERPECHNLLSLYQLLSGKTKAEVAAECQDMGWGQFKPLLAETTIEALRPIQEKYGEIMDNKDYLDSVLRDGAAKAASVANQTLARVKDALGYLPPL from the coding sequence ATGAGTAAACAGCGAGTTTTATCTGGAATTCAGTCTACTGGTAAGTTACATTTGGGTAATTATTTAGGTGCGATCGCCAATTGGGTAGAAATTCAACACCACTACGAAAACTTTTTCTTTTTTGCCGACCTACACGCTATTACCGTTCCCCACGATCCTAAAGTTCTGGCAGCTAATACCTACAACATGGCTGCGATCTATTTAGCTTGCGGTATAGATCTAGATTGCTCGACAATTTTTGTGCAGTCTCACGTTAGCGCACACAGCGAACTTACCTGGTTGCTCAACTGCGTTACGCCCTTAAACTGGTTGGAGAGAATGATTCAATTTAAGGAAAAAGCTCTCAAACAAGGAGAAAATGTGGGAGTAGGCTTGTTAGATTATCCTGTCTTGATGGCAGCAGATATTTTACTCTACGATGCCGATAAAGTACCAGTAGGAGAAGACCAAAAACAGCATTTAGAATTGACCAGAGATATTGCAGGTAGAATCAACGATAAATTTGGCAAGAAAAAAGAACCGATTTTAAAAGTGCCAGATCCTTTAATTCGTTCTGAAGGTGCGAGGGTAATGAGTTTGGCAGACGGTACGAAAAAAATGTCTAAATCCGATCCTTCAGAATTAAGCCGTATTGAAATTCTCGATCCTCCCGATGTTATTAAAAGAAAAATTAAAAAATGTAAAACCGATCCCATAAAAGGATTGACCTTTGACGATCCAGAACGCCCAGAATGTCACAATTTACTTAGCCTGTATCAGCTTTTATCGGGAAAAACCAAAGCCGAAGTAGCTGCCGAATGCCAGGATATGGGATGGGGGCAGTTTAAGCCATTGCTTGCCGAAACTACAATTGAAGCTTTGCGACCCATACAAGAAAAGTATGGTGAAATTATGGATAATAAAGATTATCTAGACTCTGTATTGCGGGATGGTGCGGCTAAAGCTGCTTCAGTTGCCAATCAAACTCTAGCTAGAGTCAAAGACGCTTTAGGTTATTTACCACCTTTGTAA
- a CDS encoding transaldolase family protein translates to MIYLDSAIVEEAKIAVSLGWIKGITTNPTLLAKSDLTPEATLKQLAAICPGELYYQLCATDFDGMVIEGTKAREIIGEKTVLKIPATALGFQVTAYLSSDIPCAVTAIYSAAQTAIAAEAGAKYAIAYVNRATRFLGDGLALVREMSEILEGSNTKILAASLKSSEEAAATLRAGAHHLTIPLSILQQMTVHELSEKTVVEFQEKGRGINLKKL, encoded by the coding sequence ATGATTTATCTCGATTCGGCAATTGTAGAAGAAGCAAAAATAGCCGTTAGCTTGGGTTGGATAAAAGGCATTACCACCAATCCAACTTTACTGGCAAAAAGCGATTTAACCCCCGAAGCTACTCTCAAGCAGTTAGCTGCAATTTGTCCTGGAGAACTATATTACCAACTCTGCGCTACTGACTTTGACGGCATGGTGATAGAAGGTACAAAGGCTAGAGAAATAATTGGCGAGAAGACGGTACTTAAAATCCCTGCAACAGCTTTGGGCTTTCAAGTAACAGCTTATTTATCCTCAGACATTCCCTGTGCGGTGACGGCTATCTACAGTGCTGCACAAACAGCAATTGCAGCAGAAGCAGGGGCAAAATATGCGATCGCTTACGTAAACCGAGCGACAAGATTTTTAGGAGACGGTTTGGCGTTGGTTAGAGAAATGTCAGAGATTTTAGAAGGTAGCAATACCAAAATTCTCGCCGCCAGTCTTAAATCTTCTGAAGAAGCTGCCGCTACTTTGAGAGCAGGAGCGCACCATCTTACCATCCCTCTTTCGATTTTACAGCAAATGACGGTTCACGAATTATCAGAAAAAACTGTTGTAGAGTTTCAGGAAAAGGGCAGAGGAATTAATTTAAAAAAGCTTTAA
- a CDS encoding DUF4383 domain-containing protein: MQRKCALGLGIFFLIIGVAGFFPNLLTLPTEKYDTYYVYRAGDIYSQGFGFLFGLFPTNLLHNLIHITVGLFGIAAAATGDGARFYNRSFAISYALIAIMGLLPITQSFFGTMPIFGNNVWLNALSSAIAGYFGFVSKWVIPNY, from the coding sequence ATGCAACGCAAATGTGCGCTAGGCTTGGGGATTTTCTTCCTAATTATTGGAGTTGCAGGATTTTTTCCCAATCTTCTAACCTTACCAACAGAAAAATACGATACTTATTATGTTTATCGTGCTGGTGATATTTACTCTCAAGGATTTGGCTTTCTCTTTGGCTTATTTCCCACCAATCTACTTCATAACCTAATCCATATAACTGTGGGCTTATTCGGCATTGCTGCTGCTGCAACAGGAGATGGAGCGAGATTTTACAATCGCAGTTTTGCTATTAGCTACGCTTTAATAGCGATTATGGGTTTGTTGCCAATAACTCAAAGTTTTTTTGGTACGATGCCAATTTTTGGTAACAATGTCTGGTTGAATGCCCTATCAAGCGCGATCGCTGGGTACTTTGGTTTTGTTTCTAAGTGGGTTATACCTAATTACTAA
- a CDS encoding glycosyltransferase family 2 protein: MLKTVSEVFPVLKTERMDYDANLKPLVSQLPLVSCQACVIVPVRDEAKSLEATLLALTNQIDFQAKPLNKNCYEIIVLANNCSDNSTEIARNFAQTHPDLVLHIVEMTLNSDRAHIGWVRKLLMDEAYRRLKFIGRDTGIIASTDGDTRVSSTWIAAIMQEINSGIDAVGGRIITERKERLALERATRLYFLRYVGYQYLVAQLETILDPDSYECLPRHHQHFGASLAVTARMYAKVGGLPPWRSSEDVALYKALKRVDAHFRHSPKVRVATSARVIGKAKAGLADRLSQLKMMAYKHQPMLVESAELLQARFCLRRQLRCLWQKVREGKTSSVELLIIAPKLDIASNLLEESIWRSPTFGLLVEQIGLYQQDNDELERNWQKVTIQKAIADLRTIASGFSSHSPLKQFESLSLNALEQIKPILLSPQSM, from the coding sequence ATGTTAAAAACCGTTTCGGAAGTTTTTCCCGTGCTAAAAACGGAGCGAATGGATTATGATGCCAATCTAAAACCGTTAGTCAGCCAACTACCACTTGTAAGCTGCCAAGCTTGCGTAATTGTCCCCGTGCGCGATGAAGCAAAAAGTCTTGAAGCAACGCTATTAGCATTAACAAATCAAATCGATTTTCAGGCTAAACCTTTAAATAAAAACTGTTACGAAATTATTGTTTTGGCTAACAACTGTTCGGATAATTCAACAGAAATTGCTAGAAACTTTGCTCAAACTCATCCCGATTTAGTCCTTCATATCGTTGAGATGACTTTAAATAGCGATCGCGCACATATCGGTTGGGTACGAAAGCTTTTGATGGATGAAGCCTACAGACGATTGAAGTTTATCGGACGCGACACAGGTATTATTGCCTCTACCGATGGAGATACGCGCGTTTCTTCTACTTGGATCGCCGCAATTATGCAAGAAATCAACAGTGGAATTGATGCTGTAGGCGGTCGCATTATTACGGAGCGTAAAGAAAGATTAGCTTTAGAGCGAGCTACGAGGCTGTATTTTTTGCGTTATGTTGGCTATCAATACTTAGTCGCGCAACTTGAAACTATTTTAGATCCAGATTCTTACGAATGCTTGCCACGACATCATCAGCATTTTGGTGCGAGTTTGGCTGTAACCGCTCGAATGTATGCCAAGGTAGGAGGATTACCGCCCTGGCGTTCTTCAGAAGATGTCGCTTTATATAAAGCTTTAAAGCGTGTTGATGCTCATTTTCGCCATAGTCCCAAAGTAAGAGTAGCTACTAGTGCCAGAGTTATAGGAAAAGCTAAAGCTGGACTTGCAGATCGACTGTCTCAATTGAAAATGATGGCTTACAAACACCAACCGATGTTAGTTGAATCTGCCGAATTGCTTCAAGCACGTTTTTGTCTGCGTCGTCAGCTACGCTGTCTGTGGCAAAAGGTTCGAGAAGGCAAAACTTCTTCGGTAGAGCTTTTAATTATCGCTCCAAAACTAGACATAGCTAGCAATTTATTAGAAGAATCGATCTGGCGATCGCCAACTTTCGGTTTGTTAGTGGAGCAAATTGGGCTTTATCAGCAAGACAATGACGAGCTAGAGCGCAACTGGCAAAAAGTAACGATTCAAAAAGCAATTGCCGACTTACGCACTATAGCTTCTGGTTTTAGTAGCCATTCGCCATTAAAGCAGTTTGAATCTTTATCTTTAAACGCGCTCGAACAAATCAAGCCGATATTGCTCTCGCCGCAGTCCATGTAA
- a CDS encoding class I SAM-dependent methyltransferase yields the protein MNKPKNSLPPSYFEQMYRKNSDPWDFETSDYEAQKYQTTIKALPKTHYHNALEIGGSIGVLTALLAPYCDSLLSIDVSQTAQQQAIARCKDLSQVRFEIAQVPQVYPDEMFDLTLLSEVGYYLNWDDLKKTQRLIIEHLHVGGHLLLVHWTLFAKDYPLTGDEVHNFFGQLTGTHLKHLHGLRREQYRLDLFERV from the coding sequence ATGAATAAGCCGAAAAATTCTTTACCGCCAAGTTATTTTGAACAAATGTATCGCAAAAATTCCGATCCCTGGGATTTTGAAACTAGCGATTACGAAGCCCAAAAATATCAAACCACGATTAAAGCTTTACCCAAAACTCATTACCATAATGCCTTAGAAATAGGAGGCTCGATTGGGGTACTTACTGCTTTACTGGCACCATACTGTGACTCGTTACTTTCGATAGACGTTTCCCAAACCGCACAACAACAAGCGATCGCTCGGTGTAAAGATTTATCTCAGGTACGCTTTGAGATTGCCCAAGTACCTCAAGTTTATCCCGATGAAATGTTCGATCTAACTCTGCTATCAGAGGTAGGCTACTATCTAAACTGGGACGATCTAAAAAAAACCCAACGATTGATTATCGAACATCTCCATGTAGGAGGACATCTGCTGCTAGTTCACTGGACGCTGTTTGCTAAAGATTATCCTCTTACAGGTGATGAAGTTCACAATTTTTTTGGGCAGCTTACTGGCACCCATTTAAAACATTTACATGGACTGCGGCGAGAGCAATATCGGCTTGATTTGTTCGAGCGCGTTTAA
- a CDS encoding PIG-L deacetylase family protein, producing the protein MTAIVNRSLFDEPESLPLLSIQTLVNLDSSGCVLIVAPHPDDEALGCGGAIALLRQLDLSVNVLVVSDGTKSHPNSQTYPPPALKKLRERESLAALKILGVESKAVTFWGLPDGAVNTYKASQEAIAHCYNFLTALAPSMIFLPWRKDPHADHRASWQIFTTASQRLPKPPQLIEYPIWDWDRQQRGSFTESLKAWRLDISSVLELKLRAIAQYRSQISDLIDDDPQGFRLTPQILQNFTRPWEIYLQSQ; encoded by the coding sequence ATGACTGCTATAGTTAATCGCTCTCTGTTTGACGAGCCAGAATCTCTACCCTTGTTGAGTATACAAACACTAGTCAATCTTGATTCATCTGGTTGTGTCTTAATTGTCGCTCCCCATCCCGATGATGAAGCTCTTGGCTGTGGAGGAGCGATCGCTTTACTGCGTCAATTGGATCTATCCGTAAATGTATTAGTTGTTAGCGATGGCACCAAATCCCATCCTAACTCCCAAACCTATCCTCCTCCAGCTTTGAAAAAACTTAGGGAACGGGAAAGTTTGGCGGCGCTAAAAATTTTAGGAGTAGAATCCAAAGCGGTTACTTTTTGGGGGCTGCCCGATGGTGCGGTAAATACTTATAAAGCATCTCAAGAGGCGATCGCACATTGTTATAATTTTCTGACTGCTTTAGCCCCATCAATGATTTTCTTGCCTTGGCGTAAAGATCCTCATGCCGACCATCGTGCCAGCTGGCAAATATTTACAACAGCGAGTCAAAGATTACCTAAACCGCCACAACTAATTGAATATCCCATCTGGGATTGGGATAGACAGCAAAGAGGCAGTTTTACCGAGTCGCTAAAGGCTTGGCGTTTGGATATTAGTAGCGTCCTGGAATTAAAACTACGGGCGATCGCTCAATATCGCTCTCAAATCAGCGATTTGATTGATGACGATCCTCAAGGGTTTCGACTCACACCTCAGATACTGCAAAATTTTACTCGACCCTGGGAAATATATTTACAAAGTCAATGA